The genomic region ttatttaaatgtgtataattgaatcaaaattaaagttttaggtATAGTCAAAATTTCGtgtgtataattacaccaaatcaaaattcatgtataaatcagacattaaatcaaaattcatatataattttgagatttgtttCAGTATGACAGAATTTAAGGTTAGAATATAgcaatattcaatatttaaattttatcattttaattatgtaaatcatttataaatatacttaCTAGATAAATTGAATGCATGGGCTAACGATAGAGATTAGAAACGCAATACTTGGGGTTGTAACGGGGATAATAATGGATTGtcctttttggtttttcttgttctttttgttTACATTTGAAACTTCAATTGAAGCTTCCAAGTAGGCCAAAGATAGGGGTAAACATAAGAATATTGAAGTATCGTCAAGCATAttctcaatatataaatatcataaagcaTTTTCATTCTGTGAGATGCCAACTTtacaatattataatagtaaatgatattttacatgaaaacttGAATTAAGAAAGTTTggatattaaatattgaaaattaaaatgttttaagttcAAACCAGTctgtgtatttttttatttttatgtttaaatataaaagttcaaaaatatttataaaataatattatttattttataaagcaataatatttaatcattattaaatttacTTGATTCGTgacattaatttaatcaaaataattaaaactcatttttactGTACCTTAATTGAGACATGAGTCACATTTAGaacttaatttttagaatttaaaactTCATTGTACTAAATAAACTTTCAAAtcatattgatttttattaaaaattataaatacaattacaaaaacaaaaccaaattctTTTGTTAGGGTTAATTTTGTTTGAGGCGATGTGTGAATTTACCCTTGAAtttcattataatttcataatttttgaaggaattttaagtacaaatttattttataaaatgatatttttatctaCTATAAGGGTGGATTTGGATGCACAATACGTTTACTTgtagttagtgtaaaaacagtaACGGCGATGAGATTATATAttatagcgtgagacaaaatATAAGCTAAACACACCGTACCGTACTCAATTTGTCCATCCAAACCCATCCTAAGAATTTCAAACTCCAAACTGCTCTTCGAATGAAGTGTTTGTTTTCACAGTGGAAACACGACATGGTGAGGCAATTTGTTTTGAAGGTACATATAGACTATAGAGTGGttctaaatattatttgttcCACCTATTGCGCCAGATGTATAAAAATGCTATTCTACtcttatatataactattaaaataatataaatgtaaaattgcatcataaaattaaggtttatatataaaaaaaagtcctcataaaatgattaaaaattaattaaactccTAAAAGAGTAACATCCAATTGAATCATTCGAATTATGAATTGCACTCAATTACGCTCATGAtatgtatttttctttaaagCCCTCTCATATTGTAAGTGATGACATGGCTATTGATGTGAAAAATGATTATGTGAATTATTTTACAaatgcttaattaatttttaaaattattttaattatgaggAGTTTTTAGCATTCAATCATAACATCATTGAgatgttataaaaaatttataaaatttatagaaaaataataaaagtacaaaaaaatattattgatgtaataaacattaaaacaaatgtttaaaaattaaagattaaaattatagaaaagtTATGAAATACTCTaaaaaagttatagaaaattttatagatattattaaattaataaaaaagtataaattttaacaaaaactatttaaaaacttttataatattattttataacttttataatttaaaaagtataaatttttatattattttagtaatccttaattttttctattttataatattttaataagttttaatcatttctaataacttttcaatcaatttcaaaattattcaataattgttaataacatttaaataacatttaatgtttttataatacttattatgatttttaataatttgtacaatttaaaaaaattaaaattttataatttttaaaacatttttcatgTCAATCGCCATGTCACTACTTGCCCATCAAGAATTTTGAGGAAAGCTATATTTTAAAAGGTCAggcataataaattttaaacatttaattttaccatttcaactaaatattaatttgaattttatataaacttttaataaatatatatatgttacatGAATTTTTCACCTACGTTATGAGTTTGTTATAATctaatactattataatatgCTTGATTGAATTGATGTAATTATCAATCGGTCCCAAttcaatttatgaaattatcaaaAGTTCATTCATTTTACAAAGCAACAAATTATTATGTTAGGGTATTTAtgccttttatattttgataaatttagaaAGTACGCACACATTATGAGaataataagatttaaacttaaaacattataaattttataatctcaattttatcatttcaatcaaaGTCACATTtggttttatataaatttttaataaaattgatacataatttttttcacttaCAGCGTGAGTGTGCCATAATCTAGTGACTATTAAATGAGTAATATTaccattttactttttatataatgtatttattgtataataaaattgtgtattatatattccttttaaaaaaatagagcaGGGCAAAATAGCATGATCCGCGGGATAGATGTATTCAACCTCCATAAAATATGATAGTGGTTTTCAAGATTCCAAACTTATAGTAGGGGTGGGTGAGAATGGATGTGTCTAATGTTCATGAAAGCGataatgattttcaaaattacacatcTATAACGAGGCGGTGTGGATGACAAAGCAGAACATATAAATTGTGAAGTAGTGATTGATTTAGCAATATCTACTCTCACTCGACTCCCTCCGCATTTTACTTACTCCATTGACATTTTTCCTAATTATATTCCCAATTAATAtaatctaaataattataattaaatatatataattggattaaaccaaaataaatttgtaaaaacttaaaactaattttaagtATTGAGTTGTAcgtaattaataatttcttgatacaataaaaaaactataattacGAACAAATCATTCCAGAATAATCATTGTGCAGTAATTAGAGGAACAAATACTAAACCTTCAAAGTAGTACTTTTGCGaataaatatgtcaaaattttttaaacataaataagacatgtaaaagattatatattttaattacatcgTTTGTTTGAAAATCCcccatataatatttattatagtgGAAGTTCCTTCCAAGGATCTTCTTCCTCGAAAGTTTCACCCactttttattggttttattgTAAAATAGTCCCTAGTGTGTACCTTTTTCTCATATTAGTACCTAAATCTTTTTTTTGTCAAAGTGACACCTAAATTACTAGTTTTGTCCCATTTTACTTCAAACTGTACACTTTTCAGGTTTGAGGCAAAATGGGACAAAACTGTTAAGTTTAAATATCACTTCTCACAGGAAAAAGAAGAGTATCAATATGAGAAAAATGGTAAAGTCTCCGAgctaatttggctattaagccATAATGATTGCTGTTTTTATTGTGGTATGATTATTGGAAACAAAGGAGTGTTGCAATGATAAATTGGTAATCCCCACTTTGTTGAAGTGGAGTCAAAAAACCAGAAGTTTCCTCctgctttctttctttctcttttcaaaatttatgttttgtctCTACTTCTCTCGAGAATAATTTTTGGTTCCAACAATCaactttcatttaatatttttttttctacttttactgataattttaagaattttattttcacattaatttaacatattgaACTTCTCAtatatttaagaataaaatatcaattagtATAACAATATTTACTATTTGAGGGTATAATTTTGGTATTACAGTATCAAGATCAAATAATTTGGGGTTCTTTTCTTCTGACCACCTatggaattttattttctttaaataacatttctgtcaaattttttgggttttgtctATCTTTAAATAGTTTATGATCagtttaatattgtttttaagaattacttttaagctaaaaatacttttaaaataaaacattactaaacaaaatatttctgagattttcaaaagcattttttaacaaaaatacaagcaaaaattttaacttttactcaaaagtattttttatcctaaaatatttcttaaaagtaatattaaacTAAGCATTAACCGACTTCAAAGTGAATCAAGAGCTATATAATTgttaaaatgaataaacaaaatatttattttaaatataacatttttaaaatatttttaagtttttgtcaTTTAACTAGTATCATAGATAaacaacatatttatttttaagaggAACTATTGTATTATTACTAGTGAAGTCTTTTTATTCAAATCctaattttaagtatattaagaaaaagaaatatatgatTGTTTCTTCATGATTCACAAAATATCTTAAATTCATATTGTatgaaaggaaaaattatgTTCCAATTTAACTataatcatcatcatctttcctaatTAATTTGTAGAGAGTAACATAAAGCCATTTTCTTTGTCTTTTCAAGTCACaattttgaaaaggaaatttatCAATGACAGTATTTATACaagaaaccaaaataattacaatccATCCGAAAATCATAACAGTAAAAGTtacataaacattttaaaattaaaattaaaatcttttgtttggtttttctttttactttttagttgTGTCAGTAGAGAATAGAAACTAAAACAagtgtttttcttcttcttcatgttCTCGATCatggcttcttcttcttcttcttctttctttgttAGGTGTTTCCCTttacttttcttcttcttcttctcacaTGCCCAAGCAGTGAAATCACCAATTCATCCTCGGGATGTTCTACCTTTATTGCCGAGACAGGTTTCATGGCCGATCCTTAATTCACTTAACAGTGCCATCGACCTTTTACCAGCCTTTGTCGGTTCTGTTTCGTCCCAAAACCACATCGTGAGCTGGAAAGGTGCGTGCTTTTATGAGAACACCGCTTGGATGGAGTTCCATAACAAGAGTGGCAGTGAGTTCGGTGGTGGAACTCTCCATATCAAGGTAATAACTTTGGCCTTCCTAGTCTTGATATTTTTGAGTGTTCTGTAATCTGGGTATTGCTTTGTCTGAGTTGGAAGTGcttaaattctgaaattttttcaaGCTTTCGGAGTGTTCTTGTTTCTAGGTATTGCTTTATTTGAGCTAAAAGTGCTTAAAGTTTGAATTCTTTAGTTTCAAAGGATTTTTATTGAGCTGGTTTTCCCCCCTTCGTTCTGCACTTAATtgtcgattttttttttttgggggaggtggatttcatttgtttcttatttttcctGGTTCTACAGCCATATATGCAAAAGCAACTACTTTGAGCTATAGTATGTTGGTGAAGTTAGAGGGCAGTTCTTAATAGATTTTGTAACATGGAATATTTGCATAACTCAGGTTCATAATGATGCAAAAATGTCTTATATGGTAGAATTGGTTAGAGTTATGGTATCTATGTACTTATCCAGGTTAGCAAAGCCCATAGTTGGACGTGTCTGGATCTTTATCTCTTTGCAACTCCATATCGTGTAACTTGGgattattattttctatctcGGGAGCATACACTCGAGATTGACAAGTGGGAAGACAGAGCTGAGTATGAATatgtaagttgtctttctctgTTAGCTTGAGTTACAGTAAGTGTTAAGTTTCCTGCAAACTCATATGTGGTTTTCGATGATACATTTAAATTAGGTGAAAGACAAGGGGATTTCTATTTTTCTGATGCAAGCAGGGATGCTTGGAACACTTGAAGCTCTATGGGAAGTCTTCCCATTATTTACTAACACTGGATGGGGTGAGAGTGCCAATCTCGGGTTTCTCAAGAAACACATGGGGGCTTCTTTCGAATCACGGCCTCAGCCCTGGTACACCAACATTAGTGTTGATGATATACATTCGGGAGATTTCCTTGTAATATCAAAAATTCGTGGGCGCTGGGGCGGTTTTGAGACTCTCGAGAAGTGGGTTACTGGTTCTTATGCTGGTCATAGTGCTGTTTTCTTAAAGGATTCTGAAGGGAAGTTATGGGTTGGTGAATCAGGACATGAAAATGAGAAGGTAATGTTTTATCCAGCTATGCTTTATGTCCTTGTAAATAGATTCTCTTTGGCTTTGCTGTGCTTGTAATAAGTTTCATATTGCAGtaaaaactttctttctttcattcagTATTATGACCGAGTGTAGTAAAATATGAGGTATAAGTATTTATTGGATTATTGTACAGGTATTTATTAATGATGCTAAGTTATTATATCTGTCATGCGATGTAGGGAGAAGACATCATTGCAGTTATTCCATGGGATGAATGGTGGGATTTGGAGCTGAACAAGGACGACTCTAATCCCCATATCGCAGTGCTTCCTCTGCATCCTGATGTTCGAGCCAAGTTCAATGAGACTGCTTCTTGGGAGTATGCACTAAGTATGGCAGGCAAACCATATGGCTACCATAACATGCTATTTAGTTGGATAGACACCATAGATGGGAATTATCCTCCTCCATTGGATGCTCACCTGGTATTTAGATATTTACATAGAATAGTGAATACCTTATGTTATGATTATAGCGTATGCAGCTAAGTTTCTGCGTCTACTCCTTTCTCAATTTCTCTCCTCATACATTTGTTTTTCTAATTATTCCTGCAGCTTTTGGTAggtcaatttttttactatgtTGTAGTAGATATTTTGTAGGTTTTGTTCTTCCTCTTTtcgtttgtttttctttctagCGTACAAAAAGCTACGAGTCATATGGAATTAAAACTTGATTGTTTGTATGTATTGTAATTTTCAATGGTAGAATATTTTGGTATAGGTGTGGAAATGAGCTTACGTTGACAAAAATGGTGTGTTACATCATTTTTAGTACTATTAACAAAACCTCCAAAGGAGGTAAATAAGCGCACAAATATAGGATGATTAGAAAATCCTAATCTGTTTCTTTGTCATTGCATTAACAAATAACAATGTTGTTAATGCATACAACTCTTTTCACTCTCTCGTTTGCTATCTCCTATTTTGTCAATGTTGCAGTTCATAGGAACTGAATGTTTCCCTCGCAATCATACAGGTGGCTTCTGCTATGACAGTTTGGAGTAAAATGCAGCCTGAATATGCTGCTAACTTGTGGAACGAGGCCTTAAACAAGCGGCTTGGAACTAAGGTAGGCATATCTTTCTTGATCGATCAACTTATAGTGGTTTGTTCACTATAATCTGAATTGTTTGGGATTTATGTCTTGAACGTAACATGCGACTTGCTTAATAATGATTCATATAGCTTAGCCTAGATGCTTCTAAAATTGATTAGACCTAAAGGTCttcaaaaatattgaataaataagctattttttgttcttgttcAGAAGGGGGAAAAAATCAATGTGACAcgttatcattttttttttctaattatggTGTTTACTGCAGGGTCTTGATCTTTCTGATATACTGGTGGAAATCGAAAAGCTTGGTTCCTCATTTGATCAACTGCTGACCGTTCCTGAACAAGATGATTGGATATATAGTGATGGGAAGTCAACCTCATGCATTGCGTTTGTCCTCGAAATGTACAAGGAGGCAGGACTTTTTGATCCCATTGCTGACTCTATTCAAGTCACTGAGTTTACGGTGAGCTTATTTTGAGTGAAGTCTTTGTCAAAGTTCAGCTTTCATTTATTCATACTGCAATCCTGTTGCTGACTCTTGTTGATTGAATTAATACCGAAAACACAGATAAAAGATGCATATACTCTAAGGTTTTTCGAGAATAATTCGAGCCAGCTGCCAAAGTGGTGCAATGATGCAGACAATGTAAAGCTTCCTTACTGTCAGATTCTGGGGAAGTACCGAATGGAACTGCCTGGATTTAATTCCATGGACCCATACCCCCATATGAATGAACGGTGTCCGTCTAAGCCTCCAAAGTACTCCAGGCCACCAAACTGCTAGACAGCCTCGCTTCTGCTATTTGTCGTTTTGTCATTATGCTTGTAGTCACCGTTAGTTCATCAATTGTTCGGGTCAATTGTATGCAAGATGACACAAGAAATTGTGTAGCAGTATCAGTTGTAAATATGGTAATCAGACTAGGAGTGGAGATTTCAGGTATCAACTGTTATAGATATGATAGAAAATCGAACATTGATGCTGATAAAACTATGAAAGCCATTCTTTTAGTCAAATATTAGTTTTATGCATGGAGCTGTAGTGTCTGCTTATTTAATGACATACGTTAGATGCGAGTATTTGTGGGAAACTTCTAGAGATTCGGACATTGTCGGGAAACATTTTCAGTAGTGAAATGCCATTCCGACCAATGATATAATTCCGAGATTCCTACTGTGTTTTACTGGCCTACCTAAATATGTGAACAAAATAAAGCTCATTTTCTCTGCAACAGGAATCTTGTAAGTTAAGCTACCAAGAGACTACAATATTAGGGCAGTTTTCTAGGACTGATTTGAACTGGTAATCCTTTAGTTGGGACTGGCATTGGATCCCTGCTGAAAGAGTTATCTGAACATAGTAACTTCCAAGTGAACCGAGTAATCAGATAATGAATTGAAACAAGGGTTTCAATCCTTGCAAACTCGTATCCTGGACATATCCGAGGTCCCCCACCAAATGGAATGAAGCAGTAAGGTGGCAGTGAAGCTGGATTCTCGAATCTCGatggattgaactttgatgGTTCCGGAAATATAGTATCATCCATTTGTGTTATGCCGGTAACCCAGAAAATCTTCATACAAATCAGTAAATTATATCAGTGACAGTGAGATACCATATACCAGAGAAATGGATCAATCTGAAATGCTGAAAGGACGGTGAATGGAAAGTATGGTTCTACTTACCAGCCAATCCTTTGGAATGAAATATCCACCGTACTCAATATCTTTTACAACTTTCCGGAAACCACCAAAGATTGGTGGGAACATTCTTAGAGTTTCCATGGCTACTTTCCATGTGTATTTCATCTTGGCAAGGTCTTCCCATGTCAGAAGCTCCCCATTAGGCTTCCTCCTTGCTATCTCATCTTGTTCTGCAACCACAAATCAAGAAGCAACCTATATCATAATTCCCTTTTCTGCAACATTGCAACTGGATCGAGTTTGGTCATAAAGTTATGGCACTTAAAGTTGAGATCATGTTGATAAATACCTTGAAGAACAGCTGCATATATGGTAGGATAATTAGCGAAAAGGCGCAACAAGAACGTGAGAAGAACAGACGAAGTATCATATCCTGCAACCATGATGAGCATAACATTGTGAATAATCTCTTTCTCGGATATGACTTGTTCATCCTTCTCGTTGCGAATGCTAAGCAGACAAGTGATGAGGTCTTGGCGAGGTGAAGCACCCTTCTCTAGATCTACTCTCTTCTCACCAATGAGAACTTTCAACAACTTCTGGGCCCTTGCACTCGCCTGCAAGCTCCGGTTGTAGCGTGTGAAAGGCAAATTAACCGGTACCGACCACATTCCTTCTATCATATATCGAAAATCATTGGCAAGTTTATCTCTTCTTGTTCCTCTTTCGACTCCGAATAGAAGAGAACAGATTATGTTGAATGTAAGGGtcttcatcaatggtaaaacctGTCAGAACAGGAAAAAGAACACATCATATCTAATTTTCCCAGGTTAGACACCACAGTTTTCAATGTTTTATAACATACCGTGACTTGTTGCTTGCCATGCCAATGCATCTCAAGGTGATTCCTGACTTCTTCATCCATCTTCCCAACATACTGTTTCAATGATTCAGGTTTCAAGAATGTAACAAGAGCATCTCTAACTCGCTTATGATCTTCTCCGGTCAATTCCAAGATACATCGATCACCCAGAATCGAACTAACCGACTTGACTTGCTGGTTAACAATGTTGCTGCTGTCACTGGCGAATACAAACTTGTTTGCAGCCTGACCATAGATGAAAACTGCTGGTTTCCCAAATAATCTCATCTTCGATATTGGACCGTACTTCCTTATCCTCTTCCGAAGCCATTCTTCTGCCGTGTTGCTTCGCATGGCCCTGAGAAGGCCGAGGCTTTGACCTATGAGCGGTAGTCCGAGTGAACCTGGAGGAACCCTTTGCGGTGATCTTTTTCTCTTGGTTAGGAGAAGGAAAACTGGGATCAGAAACAGGAGAACTGTGATGATGGTGTTCATGGTTGTGTAATAGAGAAACTGAGCTCATGGCAAAGGGGATTAAATAGAAGATATCCACGGAGAGGCTATTGTTGATCTTCTTTTGTTGGCTTTTGTAATGGAATCTCTTCACTGTAGTGACCTTAATATTCCACTATTTGGTAAAAGGCAAGCCATCCATTTTTTAAACAAGATTGATTCTATTTCCTAATAAACAAGATTCTTAGCTTTTAACGCTTTGTTTGATCCTCCAATCAGGTTCCATTGCTTTTTCAAAGTGACAttagcattttatttttaaatcctgATGATGGATCGCACcaaagttaaaaacaaaaacaaaacgaCTGTTTTGAGTTACTGCAAAATCTATGTCAAGCCAAGCAGTTCCTGTTCCAAGGTGAACCTTTGAATGTCTGCAAATTCATACATGTTCGGATTTGCATCCTTATAAACCACAACTCATCAGGGAATTTAAGTCATtccaagaacaaaaagaaatttaatcttCAATATGAGAAAATTGTATagacacaaacacaattttgaTCACAAACCAGGGTTTCTTTCACAAATAACAcaactttttgtctttttcccttttcataCACACATCAGAGTAGAGTACAGCATACGTgatacaattaaaaattttctactaCAACCATCTGAGCTTCAATGATCTTGTCAGATCTGTTAAAATTGGTAAAAGTCAACATGCTCAACATCGTCATTCGGCCTTGGCTGGAATATGGTTGCCACCGGTAGCTAATTTGTACAAGTAAAACCCAGTCATAAGAAAACTGCAATGAAATGACACGAGTTAGTAGCTCCCAAATTTTGATGAATGTCAAATTAACAAAGCAACCTAAATTAAACCCTTCTCTCCAAGTTTAGGGTTCTATACAGAGGATTTAGGTTTAGGCCCTAAAACTTTTGTATCAGAAATGTAAATAACATGAGCCAATGATCCGAGAAGCAGTTTGTGGTTGCGAATGTCGATAGATGAATGAACTTAAACATCacgaaagaataaaaaaagatcCAGAGACTTGTatgaaaggtaatgaaatacaGCATGCATTCACTATGCAATTGGTATATAATGACCAGACATGGAGGTTTCATAGTTGGCAGCATTGAAAGGAGCTATGTTGTAAAGCACACAACTGGGAACTTGTAAATTTGTGAtgcatttatatgtatatgagcTCTGTTAGCTTTTAACTGATATAAGGATCAATATTAACCAGTAGAATTATCATGATTCATGATATAATATGATATGAAGGCACTGAAAGCATTGGAATAGCAGATCAACATACCTGATCCCGGCAACAATTCCGGCTGGCATAATCTTAGATGTTTGGTAGTAACGTTGTCCCATGACCCATGTTAGCACAGCAGCAGTAACTGGTTTAAAGGTGTATAAATCAGTAAAAAGAATAAACATTTTGTTTGTCATTGAAAGGGATGAA from Gossypium raimondii isolate GPD5lz chromosome 1, ASM2569854v1, whole genome shotgun sequence harbors:
- the LOC105780603 gene encoding uncharacterized protein LOC105780603, yielding MFSIMASSSSSSFFVRCFPLLFFFFFSHAQAVKSPIHPRDVLPLLPRQVSWPILNSLNSAIDLLPAFVGSVSSQNHIVSWKGACFYENTAWMEFHNKSGSEFGGGTLHIKVSKAHSWTCLDLYLFATPYRVTWDYYFLSREHTLEIDKWEDRAEYEYVKDKGISIFLMQAGMLGTLEALWEVFPLFTNTGWGESANLGFLKKHMGASFESRPQPWYTNISVDDIHSGDFLVISKIRGRWGGFETLEKWVTGSYAGHSAVFLKDSEGKLWVGESGHENEKGEDIIAVIPWDEWWDLELNKDDSNPHIAVLPLHPDVRAKFNETASWEYALSMAGKPYGYHNMLFSWIDTIDGNYPPPLDAHLVASAMTVWSKMQPEYAANLWNEALNKRLGTKGLDLSDILVEIEKLGSSFDQLLTVPEQDDWIYSDGKSTSCIAFVLEMYKEAGLFDPIADSIQVTEFTIKDAYTLRFFENNSSQLPKWCNDADNVKLPYCQILGKYRMELPGFNSMDPYPHMNERCPSKPPKYSRPPNC
- the LOC105780612 gene encoding cytochrome P450 716B1, whose amino-acid sequence is MNTIITVLLFLIPVFLLLTKRKRSPQRVPPGSLGLPLIGQSLGLLRAMRSNTAEEWLRKRIRKYGPISKMRLFGKPAVFIYGQAANKFVFASDSSNIVNQQVKSVSSILGDRCILELTGEDHKRVRDALVTFLKPESLKQYVGKMDEEVRNHLEMHWHGKQQVTVLPLMKTLTFNIICSLLFGVERGTRRDKLANDFRYMIEGMWSVPVNLPFTRYNRSLQASARAQKLLKVLIGEKRVDLEKGASPRQDLITCLLSIRNEKDEQVISEKEIIHNVMLIMVAGYDTSSVLLTFLLRLFANYPTIYAAVLQEQDEIARRKPNGELLTWEDLAKMKYTWKVAMETLRMFPPIFGGFRKVVKDIEYGGYFIPKDWLIFWVTGITQMDDTIFPEPSKFNPSRFENPASLPPYCFIPFGGGPRICPGYEFARIETLVSIHYLITRFTWKLLCSDNSFSRDPMPVPTKGLPVQISPRKLP